The Trichoplusia ni isolate ovarian cell line Hi5 chromosome 10, tn1, whole genome shotgun sequence genome window below encodes:
- the LOC113498306 gene encoding kelch-like protein 5, translating to MSANDSQKAEASKDNISNNSIDEGLPRELSQLSLSSASSQEEFFCDKGHSGIALKNIFSYYQSQKLCDVALIAGGCRIPAHKILLASCSEYFAAMFTGSLREAQSSEITLERVDPQALQDLVHYCYTGTIELREETVEVLLSTSSLLQLTSVTEACCAFLLRQLDPCNCLGIALFAEQQSCLDLHKSALKYTYQHFMQVVKHQEFLALQADQLANLLKSDDLNVVTEENVFESLMTWVQHDSAKRESHLATLLKLVKLPLLSSEYLIDKVELACGNVPECQPLIMEAVKWHLLPERRSLLFSHRTRPRTSTIGRLLAIGGMDGYKGASNMEMYDPRTNTWTPFMRMGARRLQFGVAVMQNKLVVVGGRDGLKTLNTVECFDLTSLSWSVLAPMNTHRHGLGVAVLGEGPNSPVYAVGGHDGWIYLNSVERWDACSRSWTMVSPMAGARSTCGVAALRGRLFAVGGRDGGACLRSVECYDPNTNHWTNCAPMTRRRGGVSVCAAGNYLYALGGHEAPANTVGGRLACVERYDPVADSWVLLARLSYGRDAIGSCLLGDRIVAVGGYDGVQYLCVVEVYDSESNCWRKLAPLSTGRAGAAVVAVPAPKNSF from the exons ATGTCTGCAAATGATTCTCAGAAAGCTGAGGCTTCTAAAGACAACATATCAAATAATTCGATCGATGAAGGCTTACCAAGAGAGCTAAGTCAGTTAAGTCTTTCAAGTGCTTCAAGTCAAGAAGAATTCTTTTGTGACAAAGGACATTCTGGAATagcattgaaaaatatattcagcTATTATCAATCACAAAAATTATGCGACGTCGCCCTAATCGCCGGAGGATGCAG GATACCCGCACACAAAATACTTCTGGCATCATGCAGCGAGTACTTTGCTGCAATGTTCACAGGATCCCTAAGAGAGGCCCAGTCCAGTGAGATAACACTTGAGAGAGTTGATCCACAAGCACTACAAGACCTTGTGCACTATTGTTACACTGGCACCATAG aaCTGAGAGAGGAGACAGTTGAAGTTCTTCTCTCCACATCCAGCTTGTTGCAGCTTACTTCAGTCACAGAAGCTTGTTGTGCTTTTTTACTGCGGCAGTTGGACCCCTGTAATTGTCTGGGAATAGCTTTATTTGCGGAACAGCAATCCTGTCTGGATTTACACAAAAGCGCTTTGAAATACACATACCAACACTTTATGCAG GTGGTGAAACATCAAGAATTCTTAGCTCTGCAAGCTGACCAGTTGGCCAACTTGCTGAAGTCAGATGATCTTAATGTAGTGACTGAAGAAAATGTGTTCGAGAGTCTCATGACATGGGTACAACATGACAGTGCCAAAAGGGAAAGCCATTTAGCTACACTACTGAAGCTAGTTAAACTGCCACTACTTTCATCAGAG TACTTAATAGACAAAGTGGAGCTGGCTTGTGGTAATGTCCCAGAATGTCAACCCCTTATAATGGAGGCTGTGAAGTGGCATCTCTTACCGGAACGACGATCTCTCCTGTTCTCACATCGCACACGGCCGCGTACGTCTACTATTGGTCGGCTTCTAGCCATCGGTGGCATGGATGGATACAAG GGTGCCAGCAATATGGAGATGTACGACCCCAGAACAAACACATGGACCCCATTTATGAGAATGGGAGCTAGGAGGTTACAGTTTGGAGTGGCAGTGATGCAAAACAAACTTGTTGTAGTTGGTGGCAGAGATGGTCTTAAGACTTTGAATACG GTGGAATGCTTTGATCTCACTTCATTGAGCTGGAGTGTCCTGGCTCCTATGAATACACATAGACATGGCCTTGGTGTGGCCGTACTTGGAGAAGGTCCAAACTCGCCGGTATACGCCGTCGGCGGACACGACGGATGGATATACTTGAATTCTGTAGAAAG ATGGGACGCGTGCTCGCGCTCGTGGACGATGGTGTCGCCGATGGCGGGCGCGCGCAGCACGTGCGGCGTGGCGGCGCTGCGCGGGCGCCTGTTCGCGGTGGGCGGCCGCGACGGCGGCGCCTGTCTGCGCTCCGTCGAGTGCTACGACCCCAACACCAACCACTGGACCAACTGCGCGCCCATGACGCGCCGCCGCGGGGGCGTCAGC GTATGCGCTGCAGGAAACTACTTATACGCTCTCGGTGGTCATGAAGCACCTGCCAATACTGTCGGTGGTCGACTGGCGTGCGTCGAGCGGTATGATCCAGTCGCCGATTCCTGGGTCCTGCTAGCCCGCCTCTCGTACGGAAGGGATGCCATAGGATCCTGTCTACTAGGGGATCGGATTGTCGCTGTCG GAGGCTACGATGGAGTTCAATACCTGTGTGTGGTGGAGGTGTACGACTCGGAGTCCAACTGCTGGCGCAAGCTGGCGCCGCTGAGTACAGGCCGCGCGGGCGCCGCCGTGGTCGCCGTGCCTGCGCCCAAAAACTCCTTCTGA
- the LOC113498305 gene encoding T-complex protein 1 subunit theta, producing MALHVPKAPGVPQMLKEGARMYSGLEEAVYRNINACKQFAQSVRSAYGPNGMNKMIINHIDKQFVTSDAGTIIRELDVEHPAAKLMVLASQMQDSEVGDGTNFVIVFSGALLEAAEELLRLGVTPSEIADGYEQALEKAIEILPSLVCEEIKDCKNVEAVTKGITPSIMSKQYGYEDFIAALVSKACIAILPEKTTFNVDNVRICKILGSGLLQSEVLSGMVFKREIEGDVTVANKAKVAVFSCPVDITQTETKGTVLIKSADELLNFSRGEESLLEKQIKELADTGVKVVVAGAKFGDMALHFLNKYNLMAVRLNSKFDIRRLAKTVNATVLPRFITPTAEELGYCDSVGVEELGDTRIVYFRMESSESRLSTVVIRGSTDNYMDDIERAIDDGVNTFKGIARDGRFVPGAGATEIELAQQLLTYADTLPGLEQYAVRKFAVALESIPRALADNSGANATEVINNIYKAHKEGNKNAGYDIESENNGIIDAKEKNILDLFVLKNWGLKYAVGAATTILKVDQIIMAKRAGGPKPKAPAGSDDES from the exons atGGCTCTTCACGTACCTAAAGCTCCGGGGGTACCCCAAATGTTAAAAGAGGGGGCACGG atGTACTCTGGATTAGAAGAAGCAGTTTACCGTAACATAAATGCATGCAAACAATTCGCCCAAAGCGTGCGTTCAGCATATGGTCCAAATGGCatgaataaaatgattataaaccATATTGACAAGCAATTTGTAACTAGTGATGCTGGTACCATCATTAGAGAACTTGATGTTGAACATCCTGCTGCCAAGTTAATGGTGTTGGCAAGTCAGATGCAAGATTCTGAAGTTGGTGATGGCACCAACTTTGTCATTGTCTTTTCTGGTGCACTCTTAGAGGCCGCTGAAGAACTGCTGCGGTTAGGTGTAACACCTAGTGAAATTGCAGATGGATATGAACAGGCTCTTGAAAAGGCTATTGAAATTTTGCCCAGCCTTGTTTGTGAAGAAATCAAAGATTGTAAAAATGTAGAGGCAGTAACTAAAGGAATCACACCTTCAATCATGTCCAAGCAGTATGGCTATGAAGATTTCATTGCCGCTCTTGTATCTAAGGCTTGCATTGCCATTCTGCCGGAAAAGACAACATTTAATGTTGATAATGTGAGAATATGCAAG attCTTGGATCAGGACTGCTACAGTCTGAAGTCCTATCTGGCATGGTCTTCAAGCGTGAAATTGAAGGAGATGTAACAGTTGCCAACAAGGCCAAAGTGGCTGTCTTCTCATGCCCTGTTGACATAACACAAACTGAAACTAAAGGAACAGTACTGATTAAATCTGCTGATGAACTTCTAAACTTCAGTAGGGGAGAAGAGTCCCTTCTTGAGAAGCAAATCAAAGAGCTTGCTGATACTGGTGTCAAAGTTGTAGTAGCTGGTGCTAAGTTTGGTGATATGGCTCTGCACTTCttgaacaaatataatttaatggcAGTCCGTCTCAACTCTAAGTTTGACATCCGTCGTCTTGCTAAAACAGTGAATGCCACT gTATTGCCCAGATTTATTACCCCAACAGCTGAAGAATTGGGCTACTGTGACTCAGTTGGTGTTGAGGAGCTTGGTGACACGCGCATTGTTTACTTCCGTATGGAGAGCTCTGAGTCTCGTCTTTCCACTGTTGTCATTAGGGGCTCAACAGACAACTACATGGATGACATTGAAAGGGCTATTGATGATGGTGTTAACACATTCAAGGGAATTGCTAGAGATGgaag GTTTGTACCTGGTGCTGGAGCAACAGAAATAGAATTAGCCCAGCAGCTCCTAACTTATGCAGACACTTTACCAGGATTAGAACAGTATGCTGTCAGGAAATTTGCTGTTGCTCTTGAGAGCATTCCTCGTGCCTTAGCAGACAATTCTGGAGCAAATGCTACAGAAGTCATAAACAACATCTACAAAGCTCACAAG GAGGGCAACAAAAACGCTGGATATGACATTGAATCTGAAAACAATGGAATTATCGACGCAAAAGAAAAGAACATTTTggacttgtttgttttaaagaacTGGGGACTCAAATACGCAGTAGGCGCTGCCACAACCATCCTCAAAGTCGACCAAATCATCATGGCTAAGAGAGCAGGAGGCCCAAAACCGAAAGCCCCAGCAGGAAGTGATGATGAATCCTAA